The Alysiella filiformis sequence CTATTTCTTGTTTGGCTGCCAACAAATTGCCTTCTACGCGCTCGGCAAACCATGCCAAGGCATCGGTTTCAATGTCCAATTTGTGTTGTTGCAAACGCTTTTTAATCCAAGTGGGCAGGGCGTTTAGGGTAATGGCTTTGGCTTCTACCACGCAACCGTGTTGTGCCAAACTGCTGAACCATTTGCTTTGCAACTGGGCGCGTTCCAATTTGGGCAAGGCAATCAACACGCAAGTGTCGTTGGGCAAATGGTTTGCCAATTCGTGCAGGGCATCGCTGCCTTGTTTGCCCACTTTGCCGCTTGGTAGATGAATTTCCAGCAGTTTTTTGTCGCCAAACAAACCTGCGCTGCCTGCGTTTGCCAGCAATTCTTGCCAATCAAATTGGGGCGAATCGGCAATGTGGCTTTCTTTGATGTAGCCGTGTTGCCGTGCGGCGTGGCGAATGTGGTCTAGGCTTTCTAAACGCAACAAATCTTCTTCGCCATGAATCACATACAGGGCTTGCAAACCCGATTTCAGGCTGCCTGAAAGCTGTTCTGAATCCAAAGCCGCCATCATTCATCTTTCAAAAAAGCCATTTGGCGGACGATTTGTTGGGCGGCATCGTGTTGCATTTCTTGCCAAATTTGTTCTTCTTCGTATTGTTTGCCCAAAATCATGCTGTCGGCATAGGGCATGATGCGTTGTATTTGCAACGAAATGGGTTCGCCCCAAGCGCGATTGCCACGATACGCTTGTACCACGATGCGCATAGAAAGCAAATATTCATTCAATTTGGCAGCGCGGGTAATGGTGTAGATGTCTTTTTTGGTTTCGTAGTGGAGCAATTTAATTTGCGCTTGTGCATTGGGATTGACGCTGGCTTGATTGTGCCGCAATGCGCTTTCTAAATGCGATTGCAACACATCGCCTTGCACCGACCATGTGTTTACAGGCAGCACGGCATGGGGCAAATTGCCTTTCAAATGAAAGCCGCAAGCCGACACGCACAGCAGCATTGCCACGGCAAAAAAACGAAGTTGGGGCAACATAAATTTTCGGTTTAGGTAAAAA is a genomic window containing:
- the holA gene encoding DNA polymerase III subunit delta, giving the protein MAALDSEQLSGSLKSGLQALYVIHGEEDLLRLESLDHIRHAARQHGYIKESHIADSPQFDWQELLANAGSAGLFGDKKLLEIHLPSGKVGKQGSDALHELANHLPNDTCVLIALPKLERAQLQSKWFSSLAQHGCVVEAKAITLNALPTWIKKRLQQHKLDIETDALAWFAERVEGNLLAAKQEIEKLSLLYPPKTQLNMNDVEQAVANVARFDAFQLSAAWWSGDAKRVVRLLEGLEAEGDEPVLILWAVAEDIRTLLRLMAALKQGKTVAAVRNELRLWGDKQTLAPKAVARFSAQKLVDALQTCAQIDRQIKGAESGNAWANLKHLLLNLAA
- the lptE gene encoding LPS assembly lipoprotein LptE, with the translated sequence MLPQLRFFAVAMLLCVSACGFHLKGNLPHAVLPVNTWSVQGDVLQSHLESALRHNQASVNPNAQAQIKLLHYETKKDIYTITRAAKLNEYLLSMRIVVQAYRGNRAWGEPISLQIQRIMPYADSMILGKQYEEEQIWQEMQHDAAQQIVRQMAFLKDE